AAGAGTTGAATACAACATACCTCCAGGTATAATGAAAGAAAACGAATTGATTCTTAGTTTCTCAATATATGACTTTAGCATTGAATCAACTTCAAATAATTCGGTAGATTTAAGCATCCCATACTCATAAAGCAATGTTAATGACTGGTTGTTCAAATCACTTTTTGTAATTTCTAAACCTAATGAATCCTTAATGTACGACTGTTTATAAATAGATCTGATTGGAATAAGGTCATTAATAGAATCAATTTTTGTGAAAACAGTTGAATCTGCCTTTGATAAAGATGTGCATTCTTTATTAATTTCATACCAACAATTCCATCTATCAATATCCTGAAACATTTCATCTTGACTCACCCAAAGATCTTCTCCGACAACCCATCCCTCCCCAATATTCGGTACTGTGTCAGTGAGATATGTTAGATATGCTATGATGCTAACACATCTTTTAGTTTTACAGCCATTTTTAAGACCATTAACACAAGAGTCAAATTTGCACTTAAATGCTGGATCAACTCCTTTATTACAACCGCAATGTATTGTCATTATTGTTGTTATAATTATAAAAAGAATTTTCTTTTTCATAATCATTTATTCTTCTTTTGTAATCACTGGAATTGAAAGTGGTTGTTTTACTTCAAATGGTTCGTCTGCATCATAATTCATTTTTGTCACACTATTATCGCTTTCTGTTGCGCCCTGCGTCACTGTGCCATTAGAATAATCTTCATATTCATCCTCACGAGTATTATTATTAACAGGGTTTTCGGCATTCTTAATTGCATCTGAATGAGCAGGATCATAATCTTTACGGAAGACTTGAATCATATATTGCTCATATAATTCATGTGAAAGTTTTCCAATTTGAGTAAATCCCCTGGATTTAAGGTATCCTGAATAAGATTTACTTCCAACCATTACCTTATTAAACTTTCCCGTTAGATTAAACTGTTTTATGTCCTTCATATCTATTTCGCCAGTCGCGGCTTTTCCAACATTAACATCAGACGAACCATATACAGCTTTAATATTAACAACTGATTTATCCGTTACAATTTTACTCATAACATTATAAAAAGCCTTACCATTAGGTGTCATATCATCTACATTACCTGGAAAATTTTTGTTGGTTCCAATTACCACCTCATATTGCCCATTCCCAACAGCTTTTAACCCAACATCAAATTGACCTTCCAAGCCCATTTTCATAACACTCAAAAAAGCATCAATAGACTCTTGACTACTAAAAGACATATATATTTTTTTCCCATCTCTATCCATCAACATTATTGGAGAATTTGCCGCGAAGCAATATGGAGATAAATCAGGATAATCTTTAAACAATGGGTCCACACTCATCCACCTTCCCAATCTCGAATCATAAATCCTCGCACCAAAATCAACACTATTTCCAGTCCCTTTCACCTCATTGTCATTCTCTTTACCATTGAATCCGAAACGGTAGTTGTCCGAAGAATAGGTTCTGTCTGTTTCAAGTGAACCGAAAGGATAATAATCCTGGGCGCTGGTGATCACAGCAGCATACGAATCAACCACACCATCGGCATCGCCATCGGCAGTCAGTTTTATATCTGACACCGTGGTGAGCACATTGCCCAGATGGTTGGAAAATTCGTACATTTTTTTGCCTAAATCAGGTGACTAAAGTATAAAAATAAATTAAGTTGTTTGGATTTTATTCCGAATCGGTCCAACACCAGCAGGTTTCTCCGCAGCTTTCTTGACGACATCGCCACTTGACCTCGACCTTGTTCTCGACCTTGACCTCAATCTCAACCTTGACCGTGTTCTCGACCTTGTTCTTGACCTCGTTCTCGTACCAGCGTGCAGGAATTCGGATAAACAGCGCTATTGCTCTTTATCAATTATTGCTTATCTTTGAAATAAAAAAATACTATGGGAGCATTTCATGCCTACGATATCCGTGGAGTATACGGAAAAGATTTCAATGCCGAAGACGTGTACAGGATGGGTTTTTTTCTGCCCTCAATAATGAATGCAAAACGATGGTTGGTAGGCCGCGATGTGCGCGAATCATCGCCTGAAATTCACCGGCAGCTGCTGAAAGGTCTGACTGATGCGGGCTGTGAGGTATCCGATGCCGGGCTTTGCACAACACCCATGGTGTATTGGGGTACTGCAAAATTTGGATTCGACGCATCTGTAATGATTACGGCCAGCCACAATCCCAGTGAATACAACGGGTTGAAAATTTCGGCAGCCAATGCAGTCCCGGTTGGATACGATAACGGATTGAACAAGCTGGAACAAAAAATAAAAGAAATTCCGGAAGTGACAGTGACGCCCGGAAAGGTGATTGAACTGGATTTTCTGAAAGATTATGTAGCGTTCATGATGCCTTATAAAAAAGACATCAGCAATCTGAAAATAGTGATGGACTGCAGCAATGGCATGGCCTCGCTGATGGTAAAAGATATTTTTGGTTCGCATCCGGTTTACCTGTTCGATGAGCTCGACGGCCGCTTCCCGAACCACGAGCCGAATCCGCTCGATATGAAAAACATCATTCAGTTGCAGCAGAAAGTGAAGGAAACCGGAGCCGATTTAGGGGTAATATTCGATGGCGATGCCGACCGTGTGATGTTTACCGATGAGAATGGAACCTTCATTCCGCCTGATCTTCTGATAGGTCTGCTCGGACATTATTTTCTGGAAGAAAAAGGATTGAAGGGCAAAGTGATTCAGGATATACGCACTTCTAAATCTGTTGCAGAATACCTCGCTCCTCTGGGTGCTGAAATGAAAATCTGGCGCGTTGGTCGGGCCTATGCAGCCAATATGTTGCGCGAGATTGACGGAATCTATGGCGGAGAGCTGGCCGGACATTATTACTTTAAGGATTTTTACTACAGTGATTCCGGCATACTTGCATCAATTCTGATCATCAATCTCTTTGCTCAGTTCAAACGTGAGGGTATATCAGCTTCGGCAGTGGTAGGTAGAATCTGCAAATACCAAAACTCAGGAGAAATCAATTTTCGCATCGCGGAAAAACAAAAAGCAATGGATGCTGTGAAAGATCATTTTTTCGCACAGGCCTCTCCCACTCTGTTTCTCGATTTCGATGGCTACCGTGTTGAGTATCCCGACTGGTGGTTCAATATCAGGCCTTCGAACACAGAACCCTATTTGCGCCTGCTGGTTGAAGCAAAAACAGCTGAATTGCTTCAAGAAAAAACGGAGACCATTAATAAAATTCTTGCAAATTTTCAGTCATGAAAAAAATAATATTCCTTTCATTTCTGGCTCTGGCATTATTGTCTGTGACATCATGCAAAGACAATGATGATTTGCCCGACAATGAATTTGAACTAAACGAAGCGCAGACAAACTGGAGCAAACGATTGCTGATCCAGCGTCCATACAGCAATTTACCTCAGGCTCTAAATGGAGAATATTGCGAAGTCAAGACTGGTTTTCTGTATGTGAAAGGAGACACCATTTCGGGGTATGCCAGCCTGAAACTCAGCACTGAATACACATATATTTTCACATCGAAAAATGCCGGACTAACCTGGACCATGCAAAGCTCGCAAAATGGATACTTTCTTTCAACCACCCAATTGGGCGAAAAATCCTATGCGCTGCGAAACTACCTTTCCAATGTGGAATTCGGATCGGGCCAGCAATACGGTGGCTCCTGGTCATGGAGCAGCATGGCCGGGAATGCCAGTAAAATAAGAGTTCTCAACGAGGACACCCTGTATGCTTTCGGTTCCGATGGAATCAGAGTAAGTCAGAATGGCGGATTAAACTGGACCATCAACAGCACATTTAATGCAACAGATATTCAGAATTACGATGAAAACTCGCTGATCGGAATTTTTGGAAACGAAATCCGTGTTTCTGATGATCTGGGTTCTAACTGGACTCTTCTCAGCACCGTGTCTCAAACATTGTATTGCCTTTACAAAAATCCTGACGGCAACTGGTTTGCAGGGGGTAAAAACGGGTGTTTGCTTAAGAGCACCGATAATGGCAACAGCTGGACTCAGAAGTTTATTCTGACCAACATTTATCCATATTCGGGACCGGCACAGACGCAGGCGGTTCATTTTCTCGATGCCAACAACGGATTTGCAGCCATTGCCTGTCCTACAGTAGTGAATTGCGGCGACAGTTTCGATGCTATGACCGGCTGCATCCTGCGCACACTCGACGGAGGAGAGACCTGGACGGTGAATTACAGAACAGAGTTTATCCGATACACAAACCTGCTTTCAGCCGAAGGACCCAATGTGATGGCATTGGGTGCACAGTACCGTGATAACTACGTTTCGGGAATTTATGTAACTTTGACAACAACATTAGGAAACTGATATGAATTTCTCCATTTCTTTTCTTCGCTCGCTGGCAGCTGTATTTATATTTTCATTTATTCTGACCGGTTGTCAGGATCCCAAGCGCAAAGCCATCGATCTGAAACTTGAAGGCATTGATCTCACTTACAAAAGGCAATTTGACAAAGCGATCGAAACGCTCAATAAATCACTCCGATACAACGATCAGGATGCGGAAACATATTTTGTAATTGGAACCGCCTATTATGGGTTGAATAAAAAGGATTCGGCATTTAACTATTACAGCAGGGCTATTGAGGTTGATTCAACTTACGATCAGCCTTACATCAATCGTGGACGACTTTACAAAGAACGAAATGATCGGGACAATGCCTGCCGCGATTGGCTGAAAGCAGAAGAATGCGGCAATAAATCCATCCGGGAAGAAACGAAGTTCTGCAAATAGGACTATAAAACCCTCGAAGGGTTTTGAAACCCTTCGAGGGTTTATAAGCCAGACGGGCACAATCTTATAGTGTTTTTTAGATTTTTGGCGGAAAAATTTGTTCTTCCGTTCTCATTGTCGTGTGCATAACATTCTTATCTTTGCCGCATTAACATTAAAAAAAAGGAGAATTTATTATGGCAGAACGTCTTTCTTCAGCGCAGCTCATGGAATTGGAACACCATTATGGTGCGCACAATTATCATCCGCTTCCCGTAGTTCTTGAACGCGGAGAAGGTGTATTTGTCTGGGACGTGGAAGGCAAAAAGTATTTTGATTTTCTTTCAGCTTATTCAGCCGTGAATCAAGGTCATTGCCATCCAAAAATCGTGGGCGCCATGATTGATCAGGCTAAAAAACTTACCCTGACATCACGTGCGTTTTTCAACGATTCTCTGGGCGTTTACGAAAAATATGTCACCGAATTTTTCGGTTATGACAAGGTATTACCCATGAACACAGGTGCCGAAGCTGTTGAAACAGCTATCAAACTCACCCGTAAATGGGCTTATCTGACAAAAGGTATCAAACGTTACGAAGCAAAAATCATTGTGGCTAAAGGCAATTTCCATGGCCGCACAACCACCATCGTCAGCTTCTCGGATGATCCTTCAGCTTATGATGATTACGGTCCGTTCACCCCTGGTTTCATTCAGATTCCGTACAACGACCTGGCCGCTCTTGAAAAAGAACTGCAACAGGATCCGAATATTGCCGGATTCATTGTTGAGCCCATCCAGGGCGAAGCAGGTGTGTTTGTTCCGGACGAAGGATATCTGAAAAAAGCATACGACCTCTGCAAAAAACACAATGTGCTTTTCGTTGCAGATGAAGTACAGACTGGTATTGCACGTACCGGAAAAATGCTGGCCGTTGATCATGAAGGCATCAAGCCCGACATGATTATTCTTGGCAAAGCCCTCGGTGGCGGTGTATTCCCTGTGTCTGCCGTTCTTTGCAACGACAACATCATGCTCAACATTAAACCCGGTGAACATGGATCAACCTTCGGCGGAAACCCAATTGCAGCCCGCGTTGCTGTTGCCGCTCTCGAAGTAATCAAAGAAGAAAAACTGGTCGAAAATGCTGAAAGACTCGGAAAACTTTTCCGCGACGAAATCCGCAAAATCGACAGCCCGATGATCGAACTCGTTCGTGGTAAAGGTTTGCTCAATGCTGTTATTATTAAACCCAAAGATGGAAAAGAAGCATGGGACGTTTGTCTGAAGATGGCCGAAAACGGTCTGATCGCCAAACCAACCCACGGTCATATCATCCGCTTTGCTCCGCCTTTGACCATTACCGAAGAACAGGTGATGGAAGCTGTAGCTATCATCAAAAAATCGATTCTCGAAATGTAATTTCGATTGCATTCAAAAATAAAAAGGCTGTCCGCTGTGCGTGGATGGCCTTTTTTTGTTTACAAAATTTGCACTATATCAATGCGTTTTCATGAAAAATTTTAACATTCAAAATGTAAGCAGCAATTTATAAAAGTGTAACTTTGCCAATGTTTAGCAAGTATAACGTGATTGCGTTCACATTTTTCATATTAATTGCGTGATTATGGAAATTTTTCGTCGAAGTATTAATCAATTAATTGAATGGCAGAATAAGCCAAAGCGTAAGCCATTAATCCTACAGGGAGCAAGGCAGGTAGGCAAAACATGGCTTTTAAATGAATTCGGAAAAAAACAATTCAAGCAGGTTGCCTATTTTAATTTTGAGGAGCAGCCGGAATTAAAGCAGTTTTTTACAGGCACGAGAGATGCGAGAAGAATAATCGGGAATCTGTCGCTGGTTTTCGGAAAGCCGATTGAAGAAGCAACCACACTGGTTGTTTTCGACGAAATTCAGGAATGCAATGAAGCACTGAACGCGCTCAAGTATTTTTACGAAAAAGTGCCGGAATATTGTATTGTTTCTGCAGGCTCACTTCTTGGTGTTGCCCTGACCAGCGGCAGCTCATTTCCGGTAGGGAAAGTAGATTTTATGACACTCTATCCCATCAGCTTCATGGAGTTTTTATCAGCGGCCTCACCCGATTTGCTTCCAGTAGTAAATAACATTAGTAAACCAGAACCAATACCTGAGATTTTTTTCAATCGTCTGCTGGAGCAATTTAAACGCTATTTTATTTCTGGTGGAATGCCGGAGGCTGTTGTTTCGTTGCTTCAAAACCAGAATATCGACGAAACGCAGACGTCATTGCAAAATATTCTGAATGCATATGCACTTGATTTTACGAAACATGCCTCTGTGAATGATTTTCATAAAATAAATTATATCTGGACATCGCTTCCATCGCAATTATCAAGAGAAAATAAAAAATTCCTTTATCAAAGTGTGAAACCTGGCGCCCGTGCAAGGGAATATGAAAATGCACTGGAGTGGCTTAAAAATGCAGGATTGATTTTCAAAATAAACAAAGTGGCTGCTCCCCGTTTGCCGCTGTCAGCCTACGATGACCTGAGCTCCTTCAAAGTGTACATGAACGATGTTGGGCTGCTGCGCCGTATGTCTTTGCTCAATCCGATTGCAATAGCTGAAGGCAACAGGTTGTTTACAGAGTTCAAAGGAGCGTTGACTGAAAACTATATACTTCAAAGCCTGATTCAACAGTTTGAAGGTGTGCCTCGTTACTGGACCTCGGGGAATCAGGCGGAAATAGATTTTCTGATTCAATATGAAAATGAAATAATCCCGGTTGAAGTAAAATCAGATGAAAACATCCGCTCGAAGAGTCTGGCTGTTTATCGGAAAACCTATTCCCCGGAAATTTCCATCCGCTACTCATTGCGAAACCTGAAGCTGGACGATGGTGTGTTGAATATTCCTTTGTTTCTCGCCGATAACACATTTGATCTTATCAAGACTTTCTATTCCCCGAAATAAAATTATTCAACTCACAATTATTAAGGCTGTCCGCTTTGTGTGGATGGCTTTTTTTGTTGTCTGAATAATTGCTGTATCGCAGGCAAATCATGCAGTAATGGAAATTCTGATATCATTATAATGAAAATTCATATTTTAGCTGATATTATTGCTTTTGTTTCACCAAAATAAGTAATGCATGAGGTGTTTTCAGTTTTGTGTGCTTATATTTTTTTGGCTGCTTTGCGGACCAATGTTATCGCAGGAAATAGTACCGGCTGATTCATTAAACCAGTTTGACAGCAAAGGGAAAAAAGACGGGGTTTGGATTGAGTACATTTCTGAGTATTTTTGTCCTGTAAAAAAAGAAAAAAAAGCGACTTATTTCAGATATGTCAAATACCAGCATGGAGTAATATTTCACACCAGTATTCTTAAGTTTAATTTTATTTCCAAAAAACAAAACAGGATTGTAACTCCTGTCAAAATTGACTCAATGAATAAGCCTGTTATGCTCGATGGGAAATTCGATTTTTATGATGCGAAAAAAAATACAATATTTATGACATGTTTTTTTAAAAATGGGTGGCTTGAGAAAATGATTGGATATGACGTGACTGGCAAATATATGGCAATGGAAATGGACTATTTGGAAAAATATAACGGCATTGAATCCTCGTATTTGTTCACTTATTATAATGAAAAAGGTGAAATAACAAACCAAACATATGGAATTCTCGAAAACTCAAAGTGGCGAACAGTGAGAATTAAATGAGTGAATTGTCGCAGACTGACAACACACTGTCCCAACTAATAAGTTCGCTTATACTGTTTCCATGCGTCTGTATTTTTCCAGAACCACCTTCTATTCTTTATCCAGCAATCGGATGGGGGTAGTTTTGATAGCGGAATGAATGTTAATTTGGCAGGATAACTAATATTATTCTTACTGACAGAAACAAATCTGTCCTGTTTTCTATTTTTTGATTTTTCTGCTATTAAGATTAAATTCTGTTCATTGTCTATCACGAAAACATCCATTGCAATCCCATCATAATACTGATTTAATGATATAACATGATTTATACTTATTGCTTCAATAGTATCTTTGTGAATAAAATAGCACCCCCAATAATAATGCTTCAAAAAAGACTTAATGTTTCTTTCATCATCATACAGGAGATGCTCAAAAAAATCATTCTCAAGATTATTTTTTGAACTGAATAAGCCGAGGAAAGTCCCATCCGGGAAAAACATAATGAAAGTATAATACGGTATCCGATCATCAGATATATATCTGTAGTATCCTTGTGTATTAATTATTGTATCGTATCCATTGTTAAATGCACCATGATATTCATTAAATTCCCTTTTTACATAGGCAGGAACTCTGATAATATCACACGACCATATTACAGTAGCAACAATGATAAAACAAATAATGTTGATTTTTTTCATAATCAATACAATGTAAATGGATTATTGTATCGTTTGAAAATGTCTGTAATTAAAGCATGATTGAAAAAAACCATGGCATTAAGTAAAAAATAAATTGTGATTTTGATCTTCATTTTTCTTTGTTTATCATTTTGTCTGATAAAAATACGAAATATTTTATTGTATTTCAAAGAACTGTAATTCAGTAGTTTTATTTTGCAATACACTAATTTTCGAAGGTAAGCTCCCTTAAAACCAGGCCAGCTGTTCTGATTTGTACTGCGCTTTAGGCCAGCCGTTTCCGGGGTTTTCAAAAAATCGATTCTCGAAATGTAATTCCAATTGCATTCAAAATTTAAAAGGCTGTCCGCTGTGCGTGGATGGCCTTTTTTTGTTTAATTGCTGTCGCGTGAAACAATCGCGATGGAGCTGGGGAAAATTTAGAAAATTAAGTTGTTGGATTTTTATTAAATTCGTGCCAGTTTTAGTATTAACAAAGAATCAATTTTGATGTACAAGTGCTGGATTACATATTATCTCTTTGTTAGGAAAGTTTATAAAAAAAGATGGATAGGAATGGAGTCTAGTGCGATTGCGCTCGCAATAACATGTCTATTCACACACTTTTTTCTTTTCTTCATAATATTTGACATCTTGGCAAAATCGAATATGATGAATAGTGTGTTATCAAAAGAGTTACCACTAGGCCCAATTGTCTTTGTTCTGTCGTTTTTTATATTGCTGGCGTTGGTTTCTTTAATCAGGATTCGACATTCTATGAATATCAAACGACAAGTTATCAATCGTTTCAGGAATTACAATAAGACTTATACTATTCTGTATTTGATTTCAACGAGTACAGCTTTTGTTTCAATCATAGTTTTGCTATTGATGAATCGTTGATAACGATAGTTGATAAACAAATCAATATTTCTCAATACTATTTCACCACCAGCAATTTATTCAGCTGCGCAATAATTTCATCCACGGTCTTTGCCTGAATGATGGTGTCGCGGCGGCGGTGATCGAGTTTCTTACCGCTCAGATTGCGTGACCAGCCCTCGAAAACGGAGGCTGCAATTATTTTTTTACCATACTGCCAGGCAAAGGCAATTTCGGACAAAGTGCCAGAGCCCCCGCCCAGAGCAATAATCACATCGCCGCTCTGCGCCACAATGCTGTTGCGTGCATAGCCAATGCCTGTCGCAACGGCAATATCGGTATAACGGTTGGCCGATTGCCGGTTGCTGTCAGGCAGAATGCCGACGGTAGCGCCGAAAGAATAATTTTCTGATTCATGCGCACCACGAAAAACCGCTTCCATAATGCCCCGGCGGCCTCCCGAGAAAATCGTGAAACCATTATCAACCAGCTTAGTACCCAGTTCGCGCGCAAATGCATAAATCGGATCCGATACTTTACAGTAGCTTGGGCCAATAACACTTACGAATCTGCGTGCG
The Bacteroidetes bacterium GWF2_43_63 DNA segment above includes these coding regions:
- a CDS encoding ATPase, giving the protein MEIFRRSINQLIEWQNKPKRKPLILQGARQVGKTWLLNEFGKKQFKQVAYFNFEEQPELKQFFTGTRDARRIIGNLSLVFGKPIEEATTLVVFDEIQECNEALNALKYFYEKVPEYCIVSAGSLLGVALTSGSSFPVGKVDFMTLYPISFMEFLSAASPDLLPVVNNISKPEPIPEIFFNRLLEQFKRYFISGGMPEAVVSLLQNQNIDETQTSLQNILNAYALDFTKHASVNDFHKINYIWTSLPSQLSRENKKFLYQSVKPGARAREYENALEWLKNAGLIFKINKVAAPRLPLSAYDDLSSFKVYMNDVGLLRRMSLLNPIAIAEGNRLFTEFKGALTENYILQSLIQQFEGVPRYWTSGNQAEIDFLIQYENEIIPVEVKSDENIRSKSLAVYRKTYSPEISIRYSLRNLKLDDGVLNIPLFLADNTFDLIKTFYSPK
- a CDS encoding ornithine--oxo-acid transaminase — its product is MAERLSSAQLMELEHHYGAHNYHPLPVVLERGEGVFVWDVEGKKYFDFLSAYSAVNQGHCHPKIVGAMIDQAKKLTLTSRAFFNDSLGVYEKYVTEFFGYDKVLPMNTGAEAVETAIKLTRKWAYLTKGIKRYEAKIIVAKGNFHGRTTTIVSFSDDPSAYDDYGPFTPGFIQIPYNDLAALEKELQQDPNIAGFIVEPIQGEAGVFVPDEGYLKKAYDLCKKHNVLFVADEVQTGIARTGKMLAVDHEGIKPDMIILGKALGGGVFPVSAVLCNDNIMLNIKPGEHGSTFGGNPIAARVAVAALEVIKEEKLVENAERLGKLFRDEIRKIDSPMIELVRGKGLLNAVIIKPKDGKEAWDVCLKMAENGLIAKPTHGHIIRFAPPLTITEEQVMEAVAIIKKSILEM
- a CDS encoding TIGR00725 family protein — translated: MSQEPARRFVSVIGPSYCKVSDPIYAFARELGTKLVDNGFTIFSGGRRGIMEAVFRGAHESENYSFGATVGILPDSNRQSANRYTDIAVATGIGYARNSIVAQSGDVIIALGGGSGTLSEIAFAWQYGKKIIAASVFEGWSRNLSGKKLDHRRRDTIIQAKTVDEIIAQLNKLLVVK
- a CDS encoding phosphoglucomutase, yielding MGAFHAYDIRGVYGKDFNAEDVYRMGFFLPSIMNAKRWLVGRDVRESSPEIHRQLLKGLTDAGCEVSDAGLCTTPMVYWGTAKFGFDASVMITASHNPSEYNGLKISAANAVPVGYDNGLNKLEQKIKEIPEVTVTPGKVIELDFLKDYVAFMMPYKKDISNLKIVMDCSNGMASLMVKDIFGSHPVYLFDELDGRFPNHEPNPLDMKNIIQLQQKVKETGADLGVIFDGDADRVMFTDENGTFIPPDLLIGLLGHYFLEEKGLKGKVIQDIRTSKSVAEYLAPLGAEMKIWRVGRAYAANMLREIDGIYGGELAGHYYFKDFYYSDSGILASILIINLFAQFKREGISASAVVGRICKYQNSGEINFRIAEKQKAMDAVKDHFFAQASPTLFLDFDGYRVEYPDWWFNIRPSNTEPYLRLLVEAKTAELLQEKTETINKILANFQS